Genomic DNA from Gimesia aquarii:
CCCGACAACCCACAAACATAGCCTGCATCATGCAATACCTGCGGAATCGATTGAAATTCTTCCAGTGTGTTAAATGCATCAGGTCCGGTTTGTATGCGTGGTCTGAGATAACAGTGCACCCCATGCTGGCAGGGCATTAACCCGGTAAGAAATGTGGCTCGGGTGGGAGAACAGACGGCATTATTCGCGAAAGCGCGTGTAAATAAAGTTCCTTCTTTCGCAAGGCGATCGATATTCGGCGTTTTAATGTCGCGGTTTCCATAACAACCCAAAGTCCATTCACCGTGATTATCAGTCATGATAATTACAACATTCGGCTGCTTCTGTTCTGCAGCCGCTAGCAAATTGATTCCAGAGGAGCAAAACAAAGAAAACAGGCAAACACGAAACATCAATGAAATCACCTGAGACATGAGTAAAACCCTTCCGGAATTCAGATAAGATATATGACAAACACTATCTAATAAGATGAAGCATCAGAATGGCTTTTTCAAGCTGTTCATTTCCGAGAACATTAGATTTTTAAATGGTATTGGAATTAATAACGTGAGATTGATAAACCATTGTTGAAGGATATTAATCAATAATGTGGTGGTTTTTCCTGATAAGAATCAGGCCCTTCCTCTTCTTCCTCTAGCATTCCAATGCGAAAATCTAACTGTTTCATCGACTTCGTAATGGCATCAACAACTCTGCCTTGTTGCAGGATTGCTTCATTTAACTGTTCGATATCGTGCTGGATATGCATTAACACGGACTCTAGTCCGTTAAGGCGAGATAATAATTCTTCCACCTTGGATGTATGATCATTCATTTTGGACTGTGCCTTTCGCTTAAGCTTCTTTTTTGATGATGCATCTCGGTTGGTAATCATATAGAATTTTAGTTGACTTTTGATACTTATTTAAACAACTTGAGGCTAGACTACCAATGATTCAACGATTTCGAATAAACATGTCTACTTTTTATTTGATGTTTCTCTTCTTTTTTTTGCTCTTCACGGAGCTGCCTGCTTCCGAAAACGCATTTCAAGTCAGCTTTACCAAATCAATTCATCATCAACCCTTTACTGGTCGCGTTTATTTGATTTTTACACAATCCCATCGGGAACCTCGTTTGGGACCATCCTGGTTTCAACCGGAATCATTCATTGCTCAAGACGTTGTCAACTGGAAGCCCGGGGAGATTCTCGAGTTCACACCTGAGTCAAAAAATTTACTCTCGTTTCCAATACCGTTTTCTGAAATGAATTTAGACCATTACCGTGCGCAAGCTGTGGTACGTTTTAATTCGAATGAACCAAAAATCGGGACAGCACCCGGAAATGGATTCAGTCAAGTTATCGCCATCCCCAAATATGCCGGTCTAAAAACACCAATTTTGACAATCAATAAACTCGTCGTTGAAAAAACATTTAAAGATACCCAATGGAGCAAACTCTTTAAAATTCGTTCTGCATTATTATCGAAATTTCATGACCAGGACACCTACTTCGAAGCCACGGTTATTTTGCCCCAGAGTTACTATCAACAGAAACAGCGAAAGTACCCTGTCATTTTTTCGATTCCTGGTTTCGGTGGTGATCATTTTCGTGGACTAAGAAACACGCCTGTTTCCGAGCAGAATGAAGGTCATGTCGAATTTATTCGTGTTGTCTTGAATCCTCAATGTCGTTGGGGACATCATGTTTTCGCTGATTCAGCCAATAACGGCCCCGTGGGCGAAGCATTCACAACAGAATTTCTGCCGGAACTCGAAAAAGCTTATCGCGCAATTCCACACCAACGCGCACGGTTTTTAACTGGTCATTCCTCGGGGGGCTGGTCTTCCCTCTGGTTGCAAGTCACATATCCAGATGTCTTTGGTGGTACCTGGAGTACAGCACCGGACCCTGTTGATTTCCGTAACTTTCAACAAATTAATCTCTATGATTCTTCCAGTAACATGTACCGAGATGCAATGAATCAAGCCAGGCCGATTGCCCGCAGAGGACAGACTCCGATTTTATGGTATGAGCCATTTTCTAAGATGGAACATGTACTCGGGCATGGTGGTCAACTACGGAGTTTTGAAGCTGTGTTTAGTCCCCGTGGAAAAGATGGCACACCATTGAAATTATATGATCGGGAAACCGGCAACATTAATCCCGAAGTAGTTGAAGCCTGGAAAGCCTACGACATTCGACTAATACTTGAAACAAACTGGAAAACTCTGTCTCCGAAACTGGCAGGAAAAATTCATGTCTTTATGGGAGAATTGGATACCTTCTACCTGGAAGGAGCAACCATTTTGCTCAAACAATCGCTGGCTCAATTAGATAATGAAGCCGTTGTTGAGATTCATCCTGGAAAAACCCATTCTTCGCTTTTGTCCAAAGAATTGATGTTACGAATTCGTAAAGAGATGGTCCAGACTTTCCTGGCTCATCGGGATGAAATCAAATAACCTGTAGAGGCCGACTCTTAAAACAGTCTCTTTTTACACTGACTCGCTTAACTGCCAATGTATCGGGCATAGATCGTCTTTGCTGTCGAGGGATCATCGGTACCTTTAATGATAGCACGCCCGTCTCGAAACAAGCTGATTTCATAATCCGGGTTTCTCAAGTTCAGTCTGAGGAGATAGGGGTTGAATTCTACCTCTCCTGAATTCTGGAGCTTTTCTGCCAAATCTTCGAATGAGATGCGGCTCTTCTCAGCAGGAGAAATCTGGACGGCGTTTCTACCACACAATTGTGTCGTGCGTGAACCTTGTTCCCCTTTTAACCAGACTCGTTCTCCCTGATGACAGGCTTTGCAACCAGCTTTCTCTCTGAGGTCAGCAACACTCATCTGGCGAAATGAGCCATCCCATACATCCACAACGGTAAGGACCGGCTTGATCAGGTGAGTGTTTCCTGAAAGGATTTTTATAGCATCGACGGCTTCGAGGGAAGCAATCACATTCACTGTGGGTCCTAAAATTCCCGCAGTATCACAGGTTTCGGTCGTACCTGGTTCGGGTGCCGAATCGATGAGACATCGCAAGCATGCCGTTTGACCAGGTAGAATCGTCATCGTCTGGCCTGTGCTTCCGATACACCCACAGTAAATCCAGGGAATGCTCAGTTCCAGTGATACATCATTGATCAGGTAGCGCACTTCAAAGTTATCCGTGCCATCCAGGATCAAATCGACACCCTCAGCCAGCGCTAGAATATTGGTATGATCAATGTCTTCTACAATAGGCTCAATCTCAACATCGCTGTTGATTTTTTTGAGCTTCTCAGTGGCGGCTATGGCTTTGGGAAGCTTGGCAGCGACATCAGTTTCATCAAACAAAACTTGTCTCTGCAAATTACTTATTTCAACAAAATCCCGATCAACGATCCTTAGATGACCAACGCCTGCCCTGACTAAGATATCTGCCAATACCGTTCCCAGCGCACCACAACCGCATAGCAAAACGCGGCTTTGCATCAAGGAGGTTTGGCCTGTTTCGCCAAGTTCTGTGAAAAGTACTTGTCGAGAGTAACGTTCTAGTTCCGGTTTCATTTTGTTGATCGCCTGTTCCCGCTTCGTGATTCAGGTACC
This window encodes:
- a CDS encoding SlyX family protein, which gives rise to MNDHTSKVEELLSRLNGLESVLMHIQHDIEQLNEAILQQGRVVDAITKSMKQLDFRIGMLEEEEEGPDSYQEKPPHY
- a CDS encoding alpha/beta hydrolase-fold protein; this encodes MSTFYLMFLFFFLLFTELPASENAFQVSFTKSIHHQPFTGRVYLIFTQSHREPRLGPSWFQPESFIAQDVVNWKPGEILEFTPESKNLLSFPIPFSEMNLDHYRAQAVVRFNSNEPKIGTAPGNGFSQVIAIPKYAGLKTPILTINKLVVEKTFKDTQWSKLFKIRSALLSKFHDQDTYFEATVILPQSYYQQKQRKYPVIFSIPGFGGDHFRGLRNTPVSEQNEGHVEFIRVVLNPQCRWGHHVFADSANNGPVGEAFTTEFLPELEKAYRAIPHQRARFLTGHSSGGWSSLWLQVTYPDVFGGTWSTAPDPVDFRNFQQINLYDSSSNMYRDAMNQARPIARRGQTPILWYEPFSKMEHVLGHGGQLRSFEAVFSPRGKDGTPLKLYDRETGNINPEVVEAWKAYDIRLILETNWKTLSPKLAGKIHVFMGELDTFYLEGATILLKQSLAQLDNEAVVEIHPGKTHSSLLSKELMLRIRKEMVQTFLAHRDEIK
- a CDS encoding ThiF family adenylyltransferase, translated to MKPELERYSRQVLFTELGETGQTSLMQSRVLLCGCGALGTVLADILVRAGVGHLRIVDRDFVEISNLQRQVLFDETDVAAKLPKAIAATEKLKKINSDVEIEPIVEDIDHTNILALAEGVDLILDGTDNFEVRYLINDVSLELSIPWIYCGCIGSTGQTMTILPGQTACLRCLIDSAPEPGTTETCDTAGILGPTVNVIASLEAVDAIKILSGNTHLIKPVLTVVDVWDGSFRQMSVADLREKAGCKACHQGERVWLKGEQGSRTTQLCGRNAVQISPAEKSRISFEDLAEKLQNSGEVEFNPYLLRLNLRNPDYEISLFRDGRAIIKGTDDPSTAKTIYARYIGS